The following proteins are encoded in a genomic region of Bacteroidota bacterium:
- a CDS encoding HlyD family efflux transporter periplasmic adaptor subunit — protein MNAKTKLLLKWLNKERKLIYRIYALAFLQGALYIAIPLVIQGMITYVMAGKFSASLFLLCLLVISITLLIGFFQLWQMRLNETLHEKIFCNLTDRLAQLTIKNKEAKKKIVHFFEVVTLQKGIGKVLLEFSFSVISIIFGILLLPAYSNWFFIFSVLLGITFFLIITYYGKKAQEENIKTSTHKYEIFDILSSGNTQLPEVDAALDQYLDHRKIYYSTFEKQYKGILFFKFFFISILLFVGAYLVQHGELNIGQFVASEIIILLVINAVEKLIGSMGTFYDMITGLYKLELLFSHNPSESYLESEARPTLNSITRIYRNRYSNRVKAIFYTVLFSSIVILFLPWTQTVKMDGEVSVLNPENKPQQVTSRIAGRIEKWYIKDGDFVKKNDTIAFISEIKEEYMDSLLVQRSEDQVKAKEISIASYENKVAAIDKQIDAINKALHLKTEQVKNKIQQSKAKLASDIADSDAALNNYKVTEDQFKRFEELFAKGVISKTDLENRKIKVQEAFAKKVAAENKIIAAKNDLLNNEIELNSTLQEYTEKLTKTESEKFATISMRYESEGMLTKLQNQLSNYSLRNTYYFVLAPRDGYVSNLAMQGVGEIVKEGGMLCSVAPIKSEQAVELYVDPVDLPLVAKGQRVQLIFDGWPAFVFSGWPGISYGSYSAEVVAFDKVISPNGKFRVLAVNKGEPWPMAIQLGGGAKGLALLSNVPVVYELWRKANGFPPEFYLSKNESTKHELTDKN, from the coding sequence ATGAATGCAAAAACAAAGTTATTGCTAAAATGGCTGAATAAAGAAAGGAAACTTATTTACAGAATTTATGCTTTAGCTTTTTTACAAGGAGCCTTATACATTGCTATTCCGCTTGTGATACAAGGTATGATTACGTATGTTATGGCGGGTAAATTTTCGGCATCCTTATTTTTATTATGCTTGCTGGTAATATCCATTACCTTGTTGATTGGTTTTTTTCAGTTATGGCAAATGCGTTTGAATGAAACTTTGCATGAAAAGATTTTTTGCAACCTAACTGACCGATTGGCGCAATTGACTATAAAGAATAAAGAAGCTAAGAAAAAGATAGTACATTTTTTTGAAGTAGTTACATTACAAAAGGGAATAGGTAAAGTCCTCCTTGAGTTTTCGTTTTCGGTAATTAGTATAATATTCGGAATTCTTCTATTACCGGCCTATAGTAATTGGTTCTTTATTTTCTCGGTTTTATTAGGTATTACCTTTTTTCTGATAATTACTTATTATGGAAAAAAAGCTCAAGAAGAAAACATTAAGACATCCACACATAAATACGAAATATTCGACATTTTATCGTCAGGTAATACTCAATTACCTGAGGTTGATGCAGCCTTAGACCAGTATCTAGATCACCGCAAAATTTACTATTCCACTTTTGAGAAACAATACAAAGGAATTTTGTTTTTTAAGTTCTTTTTTATCAGCATACTTCTTTTTGTCGGGGCATATTTAGTGCAACATGGAGAGCTTAATATTGGACAATTTGTAGCTTCAGAAATTATCATATTACTGGTGATTAATGCAGTAGAAAAGTTAATAGGAAGCATGGGTACTTTTTACGACATGATAACCGGATTATATAAACTTGAACTATTATTTAGTCATAATCCTAGCGAATCTTATCTTGAATCAGAAGCCAGACCAACACTTAATTCAATAACCCGTATTTATAGAAATAGGTACTCAAACAGAGTTAAAGCAATATTTTATACCGTACTTTTTTCGAGTATTGTGATACTATTTCTTCCTTGGACACAAACGGTGAAAATGGATGGAGAAGTAAGTGTGTTGAATCCCGAAAATAAACCACAGCAAGTTACCTCACGCATTGCCGGACGAATTGAAAAATGGTATATAAAGGACGGCGATTTTGTAAAGAAAAATGACACCATCGCTTTTATTTCTGAAATAAAGGAAGAATACATGGATTCGCTTTTAGTGCAACGCTCGGAAGATCAAGTAAAAGCAAAGGAGATTAGTATTGCATCCTATGAAAACAAAGTGGCTGCCATTGACAAACAAATTGATGCCATAAATAAGGCTTTACATTTAAAAACGGAACAAGTAAAAAACAAGATACAGCAATCTAAAGCGAAATTGGCGAGCGATATTGCCGATTCGGACGCTGCTTTGAATAATTACAAAGTAACAGAAGACCAATTTAAACGATTTGAAGAACTTTTTGCCAAAGGAGTAATTTCAAAAACCGATCTCGAAAACCGAAAAATAAAGGTGCAAGAGGCATTTGCGAAGAAGGTTGCAGCTGAGAATAAAATAATTGCTGCAAAAAATGATTTACTCAACAATGAAATTGAGCTTAATTCGACTTTGCAAGAATACACTGAGAAGTTAACCAAAACTGAGTCTGAAAAATTCGCAACAATTTCGATGCGTTATGAATCGGAAGGAATGCTTACTAAGCTGCAAAACCAACTTTCAAATTATTCGTTGCGCAATACTTATTATTTTGTTTTGGCTCCTCGTGATGGATATGTCAGCAATTTAGCCATGCAAGGTGTTGGAGAAATTGTGAAAGAAGGTGGAATGCTTTGTAGTGTAGCGCCAATAAAAAGTGAACAAGCCGTTGAACTTTATGTTGATCCGGTTGATTTACCGCTAGTAGCAAAAGGTCAAAGGGTGCAATTGATATTTGATGGGTGGCCGGCTTTTGTATTTTCGGGATGGCCCGGAATAAGTTATGGTAGCTATAGTGCCGAAGTGGTTGCATTTGATAAGGTGATTTCACCCAACGGAAAATTTAGAGTATTAGCCGTAAATAAAGGCGAACCTTGGCCAATGGCTATACAACTTGGTGGTGGAGCAAAAGGACTCGCCTTACTAAGCAATGTGCCTGTAGTTTACGAATTATGGAGAAAGGCCAATGGTTTTCCACCTGAATTTTATTTATCAAAAAATGAAAGTACAAAGCATGAACTTACAGATAAGAATTAA
- a CDS encoding TolC family protein has product MKVQSMNLQIRINILLLQIFLIVINCEAQSSRELSYGKFLSLLKNTNLLAQKAENNLPFAGYQLKAAQGNFDPQLSSSYNNKQFNSKNYFSYGSAEIKQPLYTSHYLKMGYQYGQGVSINPEFATSAIGLPYVGVEVSLLQGLLMDKRRAEIKKAKYYSDYYKDEQKIQLNELFYYASTTYMEGVYSKKINSIYAYFSNLAQQRLEGISELSKSGEKPAVDTIEAAIYLQGRLLEMQASEIELSKKSTEIQTLISSSDELVKDRIEYSDSLDQLYLSASIAIQQLLQNETISNPLLSQYIAKQKVLETELRLKRELIKPVLDVSYNFLSNDNQTYLQGFTTNAYKWGATFSFPLYLRKARNEYKMAQIAVQNNELETINKQNQFSNKRKFIVEALRVCQEQINNAEKSVNYSNLLVEAEKLKFVNGESSLFLVNARENKWLENELKLAEYKLKYLKAILELVYTDGNLNFELS; this is encoded by the coding sequence ATGAAAGTACAAAGCATGAACTTACAGATAAGAATTAATATATTACTTCTGCAGATTTTCCTTATTGTTATTAATTGTGAAGCGCAGAGTAGCAGAGAACTTTCGTATGGAAAATTTTTATCGCTATTAAAAAACACGAATTTGTTGGCTCAAAAGGCTGAGAATAATTTACCATTTGCTGGCTATCAACTTAAGGCGGCACAAGGAAATTTTGATCCTCAGTTATCTAGTTCATACAACAATAAACAATTTAATTCAAAGAATTATTTCAGTTATGGTTCGGCTGAAATAAAGCAACCATTGTATACTTCTCACTATTTAAAAATGGGTTATCAATATGGTCAAGGAGTTAGTATAAATCCTGAATTCGCTACATCAGCTATTGGTTTACCTTATGTTGGTGTGGAAGTTAGTCTATTACAAGGCTTGCTAATGGATAAGCGAAGGGCTGAAATAAAGAAGGCTAAATATTACTCAGACTATTATAAAGATGAACAAAAAATACAATTGAATGAACTGTTTTACTATGCATCAACAACCTACATGGAAGGTGTATACTCAAAAAAAATAAACAGTATTTACGCTTATTTTTCAAATCTTGCTCAACAGCGCCTTGAAGGAATTAGCGAGTTGTCGAAATCAGGAGAAAAACCAGCTGTTGACACCATTGAAGCAGCCATTTATTTACAAGGGCGACTGCTTGAAATGCAGGCAAGTGAAATAGAGTTGAGTAAAAAAAGTACCGAAATACAAACTTTAATTTCGAGCAGTGATGAATTGGTTAAGGATAGAATAGAATATTCGGATAGTTTAGACCAATTGTACCTTTCGGCAAGCATCGCTATTCAGCAATTATTACAGAATGAAACAATATCCAATCCCTTATTATCACAATATATTGCTAAACAAAAAGTATTAGAAACTGAGCTTCGATTAAAACGAGAATTAATAAAACCTGTATTGGATGTGAGCTACAATTTTTTGAGTAATGACAATCAAACCTACTTGCAAGGCTTTACAACAAATGCCTATAAGTGGGGAGCAACATTTTCGTTTCCGCTTTATTTACGTAAAGCAAGAAACGAATATAAAATGGCTCAAATAGCTGTTCAAAACAATGAACTTGAAACCATCAATAAGCAAAATCAATTTAGTAACAAACGCAAATTTATTGTTGAAGCATTAAGGGTTTGTCAAGAACAAATAAATAATGCGGAAAAATCGGTTAATTATAGCAATCTTTTGGTGGAGGCTGAAAAATTGAAATTTGTAAATGGTGAAAGTTCCTTGTTTTTGGTAAATGCACGTGAGAACAAATGGCTCGAAAACGAATTAAAACTTGCCGAATACAAATTAAAATATTTAAAGGCTATACTGGAATTGGTTTATACAGATGGTAATCTTAATTTTGAATTAAGTTAA
- a CDS encoding RNA polymerase sigma-70 factor, which translates to MKEEALLINNLKEGSVEAFEKIFTSYYATLVNYAKTIIKDWEAAEDIVQQVFISIWEKKQTLEIHSSFKAMLYKSVYNACLNFIKKEQVRSNYAQESMKQPIEQATMEHSFLQKELQTKIETAIDQLPEQCAKIFKMSRFEQLKYAEIADRLGLSIKTIENQMGKALKILREQLREYLPLIILYISRSYFD; encoded by the coding sequence TTGAAAGAAGAAGCATTACTTATAAATAATTTAAAGGAGGGCAGCGTAGAAGCTTTTGAAAAAATTTTCACAAGTTATTACGCAACATTGGTGAATTATGCCAAAACAATTATTAAAGATTGGGAGGCAGCTGAAGATATAGTGCAACAAGTTTTTATTTCGATTTGGGAAAAAAAGCAGACGCTTGAAATACATAGCTCTTTTAAAGCCATGCTTTATAAATCGGTATACAATGCATGTTTAAATTTTATTAAAAAAGAGCAAGTGAGAAGCAATTATGCACAAGAAAGCATGAAACAACCTATTGAACAAGCAACAATGGAGCATTCGTTTCTTCAAAAAGAACTGCAAACAAAAATTGAAACAGCTATTGATCAGTTACCAGAGCAATGTGCCAAAATATTTAAGATGAGTCGATTTGAGCAATTGAAATATGCTGAAATAGCCGATCGTTTAGGCTTGTCAATTAAAACGATAGAGAATCAGATGGGTAAAGCTTTGAAAATTTTACGCGAACAGTTAAGAGAATACTTGCCATTAATTATACTTTATATAAGCAGAAGCTACTTTGATTAA
- a CDS encoding FecR family protein, producing MINTDNIHDLIGKFLAGEASPEEAMLLDEWRSSQQENDALFKHYENIFTLSSGSSESKEINPKLAFEKIKPKLKNEADISVSTRSKPFLKIAASIALLIGVASTLYYLFSHSTSSTIVYESGKSKQDIKLSDGSKVLLSAQSTLSENKNYGKNNRILQLKGTAYFSVVHDTNMPFIVDVGNVYIKDIGTKFTIDAAPTRDTIFVNVEEGVVLLFDSIGSSLEIQASEKALYIKSQKRIVAPSKLNIEKRHMVFTHARLADVLVKLNAEYKTNIKLENPNLNNCEITTQFTNEELETIVAILAETLELSYVKTSDGYLIKGEKCK from the coding sequence TTGATTAATACTGATAACATACACGATTTAATTGGTAAATTTTTGGCGGGTGAAGCTAGTCCAGAAGAAGCAATGCTGCTTGATGAATGGAGAAGTTCACAGCAAGAAAACGACGCGCTTTTCAAACACTACGAAAATATATTCACACTTTCATCCGGCTCTTCCGAAAGTAAAGAAATTAATCCAAAGTTGGCTTTTGAAAAAATTAAACCCAAGTTGAAAAACGAAGCTGATATTAGTGTTTCAACTCGTTCTAAACCTTTTCTTAAAATAGCTGCCTCAATAGCTTTATTAATAGGTGTAGCAAGCACACTTTATTATTTATTTTCACATTCAACAAGTTCTACGATTGTATATGAAAGCGGTAAAAGTAAGCAAGATATAAAGCTTAGTGATGGCAGCAAAGTGCTTCTTTCAGCGCAATCAACGCTTAGCGAAAATAAAAATTATGGTAAAAATAACAGGATACTTCAATTAAAGGGAACTGCCTATTTTTCAGTTGTGCATGATACGAATATGCCCTTTATAGTTGATGTTGGAAATGTATATATTAAAGATATTGGAACCAAATTCACAATTGATGCAGCTCCAACTCGCGATACTATTTTTGTTAACGTTGAAGAAGGAGTTGTTTTACTGTTCGATAGTATTGGCAGTTCATTGGAAATTCAAGCATCTGAAAAAGCCTTGTACATAAAGTCTCAAAAAAGAATTGTAGCACCTTCTAAATTAAATATTGAAAAACGGCACATGGTATTTACTCATGCTCGTCTTGCAGATGTGCTTGTTAAATTAAACGCTGAGTATAAAACCAACATCAAGTTGGAAAATCCCAACTTGAACAATTGTGAAATTACTACCCAATTCACTAATGAAGAGCTAGAAACCATTGTTGCAATATTGGCGGAAACATTGGAGCTAAGCTACGTTAAAACAAGTGATGGTTATTTGATTAAAGGTGAAAAATGCAAGTAA
- a CDS encoding TonB-dependent receptor yields the protein MKSFKKIAVIYLVNLAFSLPSFAQTITQTIRGNVVDKISQSPLPGVIITLMNSSPIKGCSTDTDGNFKLSEVAIGKQSLRVSFLGYKELVLQNLVVNSGKELVITVQLEEDIKAIQEIVVSAKVEKNKALNPMSTVSTRTFSVEETQKFAAAVNDPARMATSFAGVTQGPDGNNHISIRGNSPNGLLWRMEGVEIPNPNHFSSVGTSGGGISILSSQLLGNSDFSTGAFAAEYGNALSGVFDLKLRKGNNEKREYTFQLGFLGVDAASEGPIKAGYEGSYLVNYRYSTLNLLSKIGVPIDDGSTNFQDLSFNVSLPTKKAGNFSVFGFGGLSYQRTNAKKDTAKWSEDSFTQYNSNFYSNTGAVGITHTKLFNNQSYLKTILAFSGSQNASKYDKLQEDFVNLTTEQEEKYFQNKITLSSSYTKKINIKSNVRTGIIVNQLGYNLALKDKQDTTQLTTRIHVKGATQTLQAFFQWNYKLNNQLTTNVGLHYNHLLLNNSNSIEPRASLKYDVNAHQNITLGYGLHSQLQPIGVYFAQSQSDDGKIQTPNNNLALSKAHHIVMGYDVNMNSFSHIKAEIYYQHLFSLPISKDTSSTYSIVNTTDGYTTAELVNNGLGKNYGLELTYERFLYKNLYYLLSASLYDSKYKAADGDWYNTRFNTNYTFSFTGGKEWTLSEKRKSRVIGFNLKALYVGGFRYTPIDLNASINKGETVVDDNKTFQEKNPDYYRLDIRISVKRNYKKLTSTVALDIQNTTNRKNVGGQYFNNKTGEINYWYQTPLIPVLSYRLEF from the coding sequence ATGAAATCGTTCAAAAAAATCGCAGTAATTTATTTAGTGAATTTAGCTTTTAGTCTCCCATCATTTGCCCAAACAATTACACAAACAATAAGAGGCAACGTGGTAGATAAAATTTCTCAATCGCCATTACCGGGTGTAATCATAACACTTATGAACTCATCACCAATTAAGGGTTGCAGTACTGACACCGATGGTAATTTTAAACTAAGTGAGGTAGCTATCGGCAAACAAAGTTTACGTGTAAGTTTCCTTGGTTATAAGGAATTAGTTTTGCAAAATCTGGTAGTTAATTCGGGAAAAGAACTGGTTATTACGGTGCAATTGGAAGAAGATATTAAAGCCATTCAAGAAATTGTGGTGAGTGCTAAAGTTGAAAAAAATAAAGCATTAAATCCAATGTCAACAGTGAGTACGCGTACCTTTTCGGTAGAAGAAACGCAAAAATTTGCAGCAGCAGTAAATGATCCGGCACGCATGGCTACTTCGTTTGCAGGAGTAACACAAGGGCCAGATGGAAACAACCATATTTCTATTCGTGGAAATTCGCCCAATGGTTTATTGTGGAGAATGGAAGGAGTTGAAATTCCTAATCCGAATCATTTTTCGAGTGTAGGAACTTCAGGTGGAGGAATCTCTATTTTGAGTTCGCAATTATTGGGTAATTCAGACTTTTCAACAGGAGCTTTTGCTGCCGAATATGGGAATGCTCTATCCGGAGTTTTTGATTTGAAGCTGCGAAAAGGAAATAATGAAAAACGGGAATATACTTTTCAACTTGGCTTTTTAGGTGTTGATGCTGCCAGCGAAGGTCCAATTAAAGCCGGTTATGAAGGATCGTACTTAGTTAATTATCGCTATTCAACTTTAAATTTATTAAGCAAAATAGGTGTTCCAATAGATGATGGGAGTACTAATTTTCAAGACCTTTCCTTTAATGTTTCTTTGCCTACAAAGAAAGCAGGAAACTTTAGTGTATTTGGTTTTGGCGGATTAAGCTATCAAAGAACCAATGCTAAAAAAGATACGGCAAAATGGAGCGAAGACAGTTTTACTCAATACAATTCAAACTTTTACAGCAATACAGGTGCAGTTGGAATTACCCATACCAAGCTATTTAACAATCAATCCTATTTAAAAACAATACTTGCTTTTTCGGGATCACAAAATGCTTCTAAATATGATAAATTGCAGGAAGACTTCGTCAATCTAACAACAGAACAAGAAGAAAAATATTTTCAAAATAAAATTACTTTAAGCTCTAGCTACACCAAAAAAATCAACATAAAAAGCAATGTCAGAACTGGAATTATAGTAAACCAATTGGGTTATAACTTAGCATTAAAAGACAAGCAAGATACTACTCAATTGACTACCCGAATTCATGTAAAAGGAGCAACTCAAACGCTTCAGGCATTTTTTCAATGGAATTATAAACTAAACAATCAATTAACCACTAACGTTGGTCTTCATTACAATCACTTGTTGTTAAATAATTCAAACTCAATTGAGCCACGAGCATCGCTCAAGTACGATGTAAATGCACATCAAAATATCACTTTGGGTTATGGCCTTCATAGCCAGTTACAACCGATAGGTGTTTATTTTGCGCAATCACAAAGTGATGATGGAAAGATACAAACGCCGAATAATAATTTAGCGCTAAGTAAAGCACATCATATAGTAATGGGGTATGATGTGAATATGAATTCGTTTTCACACATAAAAGCTGAAATTTATTACCAACATTTATTTTCACTACCTATTTCAAAAGATACAAGTTCAACTTATTCAATAGTAAACACTACCGATGGCTACACTACAGCTGAATTAGTGAATAATGGCTTAGGAAAAAATTATGGGCTTGAACTAACGTATGAGCGATTCTTGTATAAAAACTTATATTATTTATTGTCGGCTTCACTCTATGACTCAAAATATAAAGCTGCCGATGGAGATTGGTACAATACCCGATTTAATACGAATTATACCTTTTCATTTACAGGAGGAAAAGAATGGACTTTATCAGAAAAAAGAAAGAGCAGAGTCATTGGTTTTAATTTAAAAGCCTTGTATGTTGGTGGATTCAGATATACTCCAATTGATTTAAATGCCTCTATAAACAAGGGAGAAACGGTTGTTGATGATAACAAAACATTTCAAGAAAAAAATCCGGATTATTACAGATTGGATATTCGTATAAGTGTAAAACGCAATTATAAAAAATTAACCAGTACCGTTGCATTAGACATACAGAATACAACAAATCGTAAGAATGTTGGAGGTCAGTATTTCAACAATAAAACTGGGGAAATAAATTACTGGTATCAAACACCTTTGATTCCTGTTTTGAGTTATCGTTTGGAGTTTTAG